One Candidatus Gastranaerophilales bacterium genomic window, TATCATGTTAAAAAATGTGTTTTATATAGGACAGTTTAAATTTAAAGATAAAATTTATGATGGAGTACATGAACCAATTATTAACCGAGCCCTTTTCTATAAAACGCAAGAATCATTTAAAAAAGATAATAAACCTGAAAAATCAAATAAAAGAAACTTTGCTTTTGTAGGTATGTTTAAATGTTCAAAATGTGGTTCTGCAATTACAGCTGAAATTAAAAAAGAAAAATATATCTATTATCATTGCACGGGTTGGCATAAAAAATGTTCTATTAAAAATAAAATGATAAAAGAAGAAATAATATCTTTACAACTAGAAAAAGCCATGAAATATATTACGATAAAAAAAGAACATTCGAATTGGCTTAAAAGAGAAATAAAAGATTTTTTTAGTAAAGAACAAGAATACCACCGTGATGAATTACTAAGGTTAAGTAAAAAAATAGATTTGCTTAAAAATCGTATTGATAAAATGTATATTGACTATTTAGATGGGATTATTTCAAAAGAAATATATTTATCAAAATCAAAGGAATGGAATGAAGAAATAGAAAATAATAGACTTATTATCCAAGCTCATGATAAAGCAAATAATAATTTCTTACAAAGAGGAATAGAAATTATAGAACTGGCTGAAAACCTTTATACAAAATATAAATTACTAAATAACTTTGAAAAGGCTAAATTGGCAAGAATTGTATTGTCGAACTTTTATTCGGATGGTGAAAACATAAGCTATACATACAAAAAGCCCTTCGACATATTAGCCGAAGGACTATCTTTTAATAAAACTCTGGGGTGAAAGGATTCGAACCTCTGAATGCCTGGACCAAAACCAGGTGCCTTACCACTTGGCGACACCCCAATGGATTAAATTTTTAATCATTATATAATTTTTCAAAAGCGTCTGAGCAAAACTCATATTTCGTTAAGTCAGCCGGGGTTTTGTGTTTGTCAAACTAAAGCTCGTAAACTCACTTTGTTTGTCGCAGCGATACTCTAATATCGCGGTCAATGTCTTCCTGCATCACAATCGCAACATCAAGCAGCAATAATATTTTAGCTAAGGCATAGGACAATGTCAACTCTGATTTTTAGTTAAACGATTTTGGATTTTCGTTGTAAATAAAGTAGTTAAAAGACTTGAAACGATGGCAACAGGCATGCTGACCATTTTTAAGGTGTTAGTCAAGAAGAACACACCTGCCCCTAACCAATAAGGTAAAAATCTGGGGTGCGGTTTAGTGTCTTCTTTTTTGGAAGACAGCATAGATTTGCCTGTTACGTAGGCACCCGGCGCTAACAAAAATGCACTATCCAAAACAGCATCACCTGATTTGATGGCACGCAATCTGTGTGGTAAAGCGTATCGCTCTTGATGAATCGTTTTATGTAATTTACGGGAAAAATTATCTATTTGTGTTTTTAAAGCTAAATATTCATTAGTTTGATAATGTTTAAGCAGGCTTGGATTAATACCGGCTTGAACATTATCAAGTTTAATATCTTTGCACTTAACAAGCTGCCTTATCTCTTCCATAATACCCAGTTTTTTATGCTGAATTTCTTCTTGTATTCCTTTTTGAAGGGAGATGATATAACCTTTGATTGCCTTATAAGAAGCAAAGCCTTTTGTGGCTTCGTCTAAATTATCTAATTTTTTCAACAGTGCTGACATATAATCTGCTCTGGAGGTAACATCATTACCCGTAAGACTGTCTGTAATGGTATCAAAGCGATATTTGTGCAACAATTCGCTGACCTCTTGTAATAGTTTAGAGGTTCCCGTATTTTGATTATTTTTACTGATAATCATAGATAAACGATCTAATATACCCTGTGCATTTTCAAAATTATATTCAATATTTTTAGAGATTGCGCTTGCTTTCTCTTTTAGTCCGGGCGGAATAAAAGTAAGCCGTTTTTGTATTTGCTCCAATCGGGAATTATCGCTGCCTCTGAAATTATCCTTAAGTTCCTGCAGCAATACCTTCGCACGGGCGGTATATTCTCTTAATTTGGCGGCACGGCTTGTTCCGTCCGGCATTAGATCCAAATTTACCGGCACGGGTTTTTCACTTGAAGTCTTTAGGATTTTTTCGGGAAGAAGTATCGAAATCTTTCCTTTTGTACTTGCTTCTATAACCTCTATTCTTCCGTTTAAAACTTTTTCAACATCTTCAAATTCTTTTAAAAGTTTTTGATACTTGGCTTCCGTAACTTTTATGTTTTGATTGGCAAAAAAACCGTTAATTTGTTTAGTCATCCGACCTAAGAAAGTTTGGTTATCATGTTTATTCAGATTTCTAAAGAAATATTCACGATGTTTATTCACAGTTCTGGTTGTACTTAGAATTTTACCCGTAACAAATCTTGTTCCGGTAAGAACTTTTTTAGTGATTTTTGTAAATAAATCGTTTTGGTCTGCCAAATTCAGCCGTGCTATGCTTAAATCCAATGATTTATATATCTTAAGCATATTACTGCGTTTCAAACAAACGCCTGTAAGTCCAACCGCCAAAGCCCCGCCGGCTGTTGCGCTGGTGATAAAGCTTTCGGGTTTTTGTTGTCGCTTGATAACCAAGGGACGTTCAAATCTTGCCGCATATATTGTTCTGTCTGCGGTTTTAGATTTTTCATTTATAAACATAGGAAATGTATTATAGAATTTATTTGAGCTAATATATTTTTCCATTTTTAACTGCCTTCAGGTTCTTCTCAATATTTGCTTCTAATCCTTCAGAAGGTGCCAAAATGCCTTGTATAGCACCGGGGTCAACTTGAGGAGCATAAGAAGCTATAGGGTTGGGGATATAACGTATGTTTGATGTTTCCGGTTGCAGCATTGGAGCTGCAGGAATATTTGCGCTTGCAAAATCTTGTTGTGTTTGAATTATATCATTTTTTTGAGGGGTTTGTGTAGTATTTGTAAATTCTTCCATATTTACAAACGGTGTTTGAACTTGTCCGGATTTTGGCTGGGATTTCTTTTCTTCATCGGCGTATGACGAATTTGTAGGTTTGCCGAATAATCCGTGTGTTATTTTTGCACAAAGTTTTGTTAACGGCGGAGTTAATACCATCATAATGAGTATCAAACGCATAGGATATCCTGTAATTCCTTTTAATGCGTTTTTAAATTTGCCTGCGAATGCCGCAAAATTGCTTACTTTACCGACCTGTACCAGTTTAGAAGGAGTCATATCTAATCCTACACTCAATATTTTGCCTATCCAGGTTAAAGGTCTGTTTACTACATCCACCAAGCCTTTACTTTTGAATTTTTTAAACTTAACAAGACTGTCTATAGCTTTGTTAATCCGTTCAGGTCCGAACTTCGTAGTGATAGCTTTACTTATATCCACGGCACTTGTTGCTTTTTGAGGCAGCTTAATACCTAATTCCGAAATGGCTGTTTTTATCTCGGGGGTAACAACAGCTCCCGGTTTATTTAAGTTTTCTAAAATGCCTTGAGCGCCTTTCCATACTTTTTTTCTGGTATTTATCATATCAGTCATTGTCTTCAGTTTGGTTATTCTTAGTGCGGACTTATCAACGTTTTTAATACCGAGCATTCTGTAGGCAAAACTTGTTGTTAACAAGACCATCAGATATCCGCCGCAGAAGTCAAGCAATGCCGCTTCCATAAACGTACTCAGCTTTTCGCCTTTAGGTGCATCCCAGGTACGCTTTAAACCTGCCGCCACAAATATACTGTTCATTAATAATCCGAACCTGCCGCCTATTACACCTCCGCCAGCCGCTTCTGAAACACTCATAAATAATTTTTGGAAAAATCTTGTTATAGGGGTTTTGGCATTAGCAGCAATAAACGCTCTTGATTTATTGAGTTCTGCTACAAAGCGCATTGCTTTTTTGGAGTTTGCCAAAGGTAATTCTTTTAATGTGCCTATCGGGGTATTTTTTAACTTACTTGTAATATCTTTAACAATTTGTACTAAGTTGGCATTAGGCTTGGTTGATTGGGCAAGCAATCCGTCAATACCAAGTTTTTTAATCGTTGCAGGGTCTAATTTGCCTGCAAGCCCCAGAAAATATTCTGACGACGCTCGTGTCAGCCCTTTATACTGCGCTAAAGCCATGGCATTTTTGGGAGTAACGCCGATTTTAACCTTTTCGCCTATGTTTTTCATCCAATTTGGCATGCGTTGTGCCAAAAATCCCTGCGCTTTTTGTGCATGCAGCTGCATTTTTGAATATACAGGCATCAATAAGTTATCAACCTTGCCTGTTGCTTTACCTATAATTGATTTATCAAAACTTTCCTGTAAAGTTACATTAGGATTTTTAAACGGATTTACTCTCGATAAAATTGTAGCCAGTCTGGATACTAAGTAACTAAAGCCTACTCCGCCGGCAACAAACGGAGAAAATTTCACAAATTCATCAGGCGTGGAAGGCAAGCCCATGCTTTGCAGCATGTTTAAAGCTTGCGGCTTATTTTCGGCAAGTGTTGCATCTAATCCGCCTGCACCAAAGTTATTGGCTGTTTGCACATTATTCTGATATAAATTAACAGACATTATCCTACCTATGACCTATATAATTTAAAAAACATGTAAATTAAAATAATTGCCATAGCAGAATCGAACATAAGAAAAAATTTCTTAGCAAAAATCGATAATTAATTTTTTACTTCTGCAGTTTCCGTTAAATTTTCCGTTCTTTCTAAATCTTCTTTTAAATCAGCTGCTGTTAATCTTATAACAGGTGAGTCATCATCTTTTTTAAGAATTATATTTTCAATCTGTGCCTGCAGGATGAAGCGTTTGCACAAAATACAAATAAAATCATGCCCGTAAATATACATTGCAGCACCTTTTGTGCGGTCCAGACCCGCCTGTATGATTGCATTTTGTTCTGCATGAATGGAACGGCAGGTTTCATATCTTGTACCGGAAGGAATTTTGTTATGAATTCTAAAACAGTAATTGCGCTCTAAACAAGATTCAACTTTAGCCGGGGTGCCGTTATAGCCTGTTGCTTTAATCATTTTATCAGCTCCCACTATAATCGCGCCCACCTGTGCGCGAAGACAACTGGAGCGTTTAGACGCTGTTTTTGCCATCTCTAAAAAATATGAATCCCAATCTAATACCATAAAAGCTCCTACTCCTGACTACTTCATGTTTAATTTTGACATAATTTCCTGAATACATTTCTCCTCTTTAGCCTTGGGATTTCTGTATAATAAATTTGTTACAAGGCTTTGAGCGTTGTATGCCTGATTATTTCTAATATATGCATTAGCCAGATTGCAATAAGCATGCGGGTTTGTAGGTTCAATCCTGATTAATGCTTTATACATAAGTTCGGTATTTTTTAAATCGTTGCGCTTGTAATAAATATTACCCAACGCTTTTAATGCGTCCGCATTATTCGGGTCCAAGGTCAAAGCTTTTTGATAAAATCCTATTGCTTCGTATTCATTGTCCAATGCTATATAAGTCTTTGCCACGTTTATATATCCGACCGGATTATAAGGCACGGTTTGAATATATTCCAACCCTTGTTCCAATTTGGTATTTAACCTGTCTTCTTTGTTGCCGAATACGGAAGTGATAGAATTATCCGATGTGGAATAAGGATTTTTGTCTATTTCATAAATAGCTTTTGCGGTATTTTTATCTCTTAAAGAAAGCTGTAACCTCCCCGGGTTACCTGTTTGATTGTAAAGCGCATACATAATGTCGCTTTTATTATCGCTATGTCCCCAAATACCTATTGCATGCCCGAATTCATGGAGAGCTACGTTATAAACATCAACGGGTGTGAGCGGTTTATAATTCGGACCCTGGGTATATAAATCTACCTGAACAGCTGTAATATAACCATTTTGGCTTTTATGTTTTGTCATCCCCAAGATTTGATTTTGGGATTTTGGGGCAATACCTTTAAATGTGATGACAATATCAGCATTTGGTTTTTCCTGCGTGTATACGTAGTCAAAATTGCCTTCAGAAGATTCTTTCCAGTTGCTAAGCGCGGTTTTTGCGCTATCAACGTACGCATTGTTAACCTTCAGGGAATTATCAATATAGATTTTTAAAGGCATATTTTGTTTATTCCAGACAACTAATTCGCCTGAAGTCGTAATTGCATTTTTAACGTAATTATCAATAGTACTTACGGCAGAAGGTTTTTCTTCCAAAGACGGTACAAAAGTTGCCAGCGCTTGTTTGGAATATATTCCCGCCTGTGAATTTGGCGCAAGCTGAACAACATAGCCGTATTCAACTTTGGCTCTGTCATAGTTCTTAAGATACATAAGAGTTTGGGCATAATAATAGCGGCAATTAACATTATTAGGGTTCAGTTTAAGCGCTTCTACAAAATTTTTGCCCGCTTCCGTGTAATTTCCTTTGTTATAAAAACTTTGTCCAACCGCATAATAATCAACCGCAAAAGCAGTTGAAGCTATACATAAAACCAACAAATTAAAGGCTAAAATTCTTAATATCTTCATATTTAAAAGATACTATATAACCGGGCTAAAATCAATGTGTTGTTAAGAAAATTAAGGGTTCAAAGGGGGTTTTATTTATTATTCTTCTTCGTTATGATTTTTTATAATAACAAGCATTTCACCGTCCTGAGTTAATTTTAACCGGTTTCTTGCCAATGATTCCACACCTTTGCTCGAATTGTATTTTTCAAGTTCTTCTCTTAAGAGTATGTTTTTTTGGGTAGCGACTTTATCAATAGATTCCAGTTTATTAATTTTGCCCCGTAAACTAACGTATTTAACGCTGTTCATTACAATGCTGTAGGCTAATTGTACAAAAAATATCAACAGTAAAATACTAAGCAAAGAAAGCCCCTGTTTTTTCCTTTTTGCCCTATAATTCCCTTCTGAAAATTTGTTTAATCCCTCATTAATTTTTTTCACAAAAAAATACCGGTCGATAACCCTATTTCATTCTAAACAATACATACGCCCGTGTCTATAATTGTAAATGTTCTTTACAATAGCAAAATCAGCATACATTATATAAAAGGTATGCGAAATTGCATGATAATAGTATAATAAAGCTTATGATATCTAAAAGAAAACGTTTTTTTATAAAATTTCTAAGCATAATAGTTGTACTTTTCGGTATAATGACTGCGCTTATTTGGTATATTAATACAGTATCATCAAATACGGCTTTGGTTTCGCAGCTTATAACCTCTCAAATTTCACAGCTTCTGGATTTGGATTCTTATGTGGAGAACCCGCGGGCTTACGTTGATTGGGACTTGCAATACAAAATTAAAGCCGACAAACTTGTATTCAAAAATCCTGACGGCACTGATTTAGTATCAGGTGATAATATTGAACTGAATATTTTTGTGCCTGCGTTTGCATTCAAAAAAATTTATATCACTCAAATAAATACTAAAAACCTCTACGTAGACTTTGTCAGAGATAAAAATAATAAAATTAATATTATTGAAATTTTCAATATAAAAGGGTTTTTTGATATTTATTTCAAGAATTCCCATATCAGCGTTGATAAATACATAGTAAAATTTACCGATGAGTATAAGAACGCTGAAGAACACATGTTAATCACGGGCGATAGTATCGTACTCAGCAAATTTTCGCTTAACAAATATATGCAGCTTATAATGGACGGTATTGTAAGTTATAAAAAACATAAAATGCCGTTCTTTATTAATTACAACACCAAATTACCCGTTCAGGACAAAAAGTATAACGTTGAAGTTTCTTTTCAAGATATGAATTTTCAGGATTATATCGGCTATATTCAGGAATTTAACCCGAAAATTAAAGTCTTCGGCGGCAGCGGTAATTTGAAGCTTAAAGTATCATCGAATAAATATTTTAACGTACAAAGTGAAATTAAAGACTTCACTCTTTCTACGGAAGAACATGATAACTGGCTGGATTTTCCTTCCGAATTAAAGTTGGAGTCCAAAGGGGCTTTGTCGCCAAATGATATTATAATAGATGATTTTAAACTTTTTTCAACTGATTTTGAGATGGGGATGAAAGGCTCTGTAAAAGATTTGAAGGCAGCAAACCCCGGTATCAAAATTGATGCATACATAAAAGAAGGTTCTCAGGCAAGTTCTATTATAAAATTATTCCCGTCAGATTTTAACTTTATGAAAGGAATGATTGGCAAAGCCATAAAGCATAAAGTCCGGGCTGATACAAGCGGTGAACTTAAAATCAGAGGCGGAGAAATTAACGGCGGTGTTCTGCTCGATAATCTGACTTTTAATGATGTTTACGGTTTACCGAAGTCTTCTCTTTTGCTTGATTTCAGAAAAGACAAGTTATATTTGGACGGCAAAATCTTCGCTACCAAAAACAATACCGTGGATAAAGTTATGGTAACCGGTTATGTTAAATTCTTAAACGGTATTTTCAACGATATTAACGTAATTTCTACTGCGAATATTAAGCTGAGCGATGTTGTTCCGATACTTAATGTAATAAGCGATTTGATACCGTTTCCGACAGGACCTGTTCCTGATATGAATATAAAACATGCCATGGGCGAAATTACCCTTAATATTAAGGGCAGCCCGCCGGATGTACTTTTAAACGGGATATTAAATTTCAGAAATGCGACTGTCGCTTATCCCGGGTTTTACGGTTTTATAGAAAACGGCTACGGCAGGCTGAATTTTGCCGGCGATAGAATTTTATATGAAGATATAAAAGGACAAGTTGAGGGGGTCAGAGCGACAGCTTTCGGCGAAACCCTTACCCATCAAAACGGATTAACATCATTCCAAATAGATGTATTAAATACGCCGTTAAACAAAGCAAAAATATTTATTGACGGCAGTGAAATGCTTACTCATGTTTCGCAAGGACTCAAAATTTTAAAAAATCCCCAAGGATATGGAAGTACAAGCATTAATATTCAGGCACAAAAGAATTCTGATATCCCGTACGTAAAAGGTAAAGTTAACATACATTCCGCTTCCGGTGAGATTGAGGGGCTTTATTATCCTGCAGTAAATGTAAGCGGCAGCGTGAATTTTGACAGTAATATTGCAAGATTGGATTTAAAAGGAATAATAAACGGGCTGGATACAAGGCTTAGCGGTACTATAGAAAAAGATTACGGCAAACTAAAAATACAATCGGCAAATGTGGATGTTAAAAAAGCGCAGGATATAATTTTTAAAAGTCCTATTTTGGCTGAAGCAAGAAACGCTTTTGAAGAGATTAACCTTATAGACGGCTTGGTAAGTCTGGACCTTATGCTTAACGGCAGTTTCAAGGATAACAACCTTCAATACTTTGCCGATATAGGCTTAAAAAGCGTAACTCTCAACTATTTAGATATAACGGCTCCTCTTGTATTAAATAAGGGGCAGATAAATGCACAACAAAACAATATATTTTTTGACAAAGTGGAAGGCAGTATTTTTGAAAGCCCTGTTTATTTAGACGGCGTAATAAGCAATATTAACCAAGCCAATGAATATACGGATTTGAGATTTGAAGTAAATAATTTTAATGTATCAAGTATTAAATACATTGTCTGTTCCACGCTTTTAACTCCCGAATTTTCCAAGGCGTTATCTAACTACGATTATTTGGACGGATTTATCAGCATAAATGCTCATATAAAGAATAAAGTTACGGCCATAAGTCTTGATTTTGATAATTTGTATGCAATATATTGCCCGTCAAAAGACGATGTACTGCTCAAATCCGGCAGATTATTTTTTGACGGCAGCAAAGTTGTTTTAAAAGATTTAGACGCACAAATTTCTAAAAGCACGTTTCTTGTAGACGGCACAATTACCGATTTTTCATCCAATCCGTTTTATGATTTAACCATAGCATCAAACATAGTGGGTGAAGATTTTAACAAAACTTTTTCAAAGATTTTAAATATACCTGTTGAGCTTGCCGGAAATCTTTATCTTCATACCCGATTAAAAGGCAATATGGAAAATTGGAATGTAAAATTGCGCTCTATGCTGGATGAAAATTCAAATATTTTTTATAAAGGGGCGGATTTAGGCAAAGATATAAGCAGATTTATTTTTGCCGATTTATCGGGTACCCGCAACGATTTAATTATTAACAAATTCAATATTTTTTCTCCGCCGAAAACTTCTAATCAAAGTCATCCTGCCAATCAGGATATTATGCTTGAGGCAAAAGGCAAAATTTATAATGCGAATTCAACTGCACCAAGCTTTGAAAACCTTAATATCGAGGCTTTGCAATATATAAATATATCGGTTTTAAATGCATTAATAAAAAGCTCCGA contains:
- a CDS encoding recombinase family protein — its product is MKKNLQEKAVIYTRVSSREQEQEGYSIPAQLKLLNDYAQKNNIDVIEEFIDNETAKKAGRTNFVRMIDFFKKNQNVKTILVEKTDRLYRNFKDYVLLENYKLDIHLVKEGTILSENSRSNDKFIHGIKVLMAKNYIDNLSEEVKKGQRQKAEQGEYPGKPPYGYYRLNHKIIHVQDDEAKFVKRAFELYSEKELSLTRLIEELYKEGFIYKHNKVKIGKSNLDIMLKNVFYIGQFKFKDKIYDGVHEPIINRALFYKTQESFKKDNKPEKSNKRNFAFVGMFKCSKCGSAITAEIKKEKYIYYHCTGWHKKCSIKNKMIKEEIISLQLEKAMKYITIKKEHSNWLKREIKDFFSKEQEYHRDELLRLSKKIDLLKNRIDKMYIDYLDGIISKEIYLSKSKEWNEEIENNRLIIQAHDKANNNFLQRGIEIIELAENLYTKYKLLNNFEKAKLARIVLSNFYSDGENISYTYKKPFDILAEGLSFNKTLG
- a CDS encoding deaminase, with product MVLDWDSYFLEMAKTASKRSSCLRAQVGAIIVGADKMIKATGYNGTPAKVESCLERNYCFRIHNKIPSGTRYETCRSIHAEQNAIIQAGLDRTKGAAMYIYGHDFICILCKRFILQAQIENIILKKDDDSPVIRLTAADLKEDLERTENLTETAEVKN
- a CDS encoding tetratricopeptide repeat protein, whose translation is MKILRILAFNLLVLCIASTAFAVDYYAVGQSFYNKGNYTEAGKNFVEALKLNPNNVNCRYYYAQTLMYLKNYDRAKVEYGYVVQLAPNSQAGIYSKQALATFVPSLEEKPSAVSTIDNYVKNAITTSGELVVWNKQNMPLKIYIDNSLKVNNAYVDSAKTALSNWKESSEGNFDYVYTQEKPNADIVITFKGIAPKSQNQILGMTKHKSQNGYITAVQVDLYTQGPNYKPLTPVDVYNVALHEFGHAIGIWGHSDNKSDIMYALYNQTGNPGRLQLSLRDKNTAKAIYEIDKNPYSTSDNSITSVFGNKEDRLNTKLEQGLEYIQTVPYNPVGYINVAKTYIALDNEYEAIGFYQKALTLDPNNADALKALGNIYYKRNDLKNTELMYKALIRIEPTNPHAYCNLANAYIRNNQAYNAQSLVTNLLYRNPKAKEEKCIQEIMSKLNMK
- a CDS encoding septum formation initiator family protein produces the protein MKKINEGLNKFSEGNYRAKRKKQGLSLLSILLLIFFVQLAYSIVMNSVKYVSLRGKINKLESIDKVATQKNILLREELEKYNSSKGVESLARNRLKLTQDGEMLVIIKNHNEEE
- a CDS encoding AsmA-like C-terminal region-containing protein — its product is MISKRKRFFIKFLSIIVVLFGIMTALIWYINTVSSNTALVSQLITSQISQLLDLDSYVENPRAYVDWDLQYKIKADKLVFKNPDGTDLVSGDNIELNIFVPAFAFKKIYITQINTKNLYVDFVRDKNNKINIIEIFNIKGFFDIYFKNSHISVDKYIVKFTDEYKNAEEHMLITGDSIVLSKFSLNKYMQLIMDGIVSYKKHKMPFFINYNTKLPVQDKKYNVEVSFQDMNFQDYIGYIQEFNPKIKVFGGSGNLKLKVSSNKYFNVQSEIKDFTLSTEEHDNWLDFPSELKLESKGALSPNDIIIDDFKLFSTDFEMGMKGSVKDLKAANPGIKIDAYIKEGSQASSIIKLFPSDFNFMKGMIGKAIKHKVRADTSGELKIRGGEINGGVLLDNLTFNDVYGLPKSSLLLDFRKDKLYLDGKIFATKNNTVDKVMVTGYVKFLNGIFNDINVISTANIKLSDVVPILNVISDLIPFPTGPVPDMNIKHAMGEITLNIKGSPPDVLLNGILNFRNATVAYPGFYGFIENGYGRLNFAGDRILYEDIKGQVEGVRATAFGETLTHQNGLTSFQIDVLNTPLNKAKIFIDGSEMLTHVSQGLKILKNPQGYGSTSINIQAQKNSDIPYVKGKVNIHSASGEIEGLYYPAVNVSGSVNFDSNIARLDLKGIINGLDTRLSGTIEKDYGKLKIQSANVDVKKAQDIIFKSPILAEARNAFEEINLIDGLVSLDLMLNGSFKDNNLQYFADIGLKSVTLNYLDITAPLVLNKGQINAQQNNIFFDKVEGSIFESPVYLDGVISNINQANEYTDLRFEVNNFNVSSIKYIVCSTLLTPEFSKALSNYDYLDGFISINAHIKNKVTAISLDFDNLYAIYCPSKDDVLLKSGRLFFDGSKVVLKDLDAQISKSTFLVDGTITDFSSNPFYDLTIASNIVGEDFNKTFSKILNIPVELAGNLYLHTRLKGNMENWNVKLRSMLDENSNIFYKGADLGKDISRFIFADLSGTRNDLIINKFNIFSPPKTSNQSHPANQDIMLEAKGKIYNANSTAPSFENLNIEALQYINISVLNALIKSSDNTAPFLSEGEIKGSVIVNGKAETPLIEGEVEAKDAIIPSLNTNIKSAKVQFLKDSIEIDSPEISIATSKAAVKATLNNKLDMPLVVKNAEIISESINYDEIKNTFESINIGNTEDENIVGTSLPPIIVEKGTIKAKEFIYSGLLATDASADFKVTPDWFCIISNLDTAVTEGKLTGDLIYNIYTSDLRGNIKAENILANAFATTFFNLPNEIYGDLSGTFNFSTRGTDHEQITKNINGVASFNLASGRMIRLGSIEYMLRLANIFKGGIFRFNLNALLNIFAPKTGYFDTIKGDLQIEDGVIISDNILSDSPDLKLFMAGSYNMNNSIVNATIIGQMPKDANQGKIALGSIGKISINSLTSKLVKAFESEESQDVSFNPFTYLRSIPGLNIDKSDYRFFVVTLNGNLYTDKYVKDFKWIKAN